One window of Hyphomicrobiales bacterium genomic DNA carries:
- the greA gene encoding transcription elongation factor GreA: MAIDKVPMTVEGHAALEAELHRLKAVERPRIIQAIAEARAHGDLSENAEYHAAKEAQGLNESRVAELEDKLSRAEVIDVAQLSGTSVKFGATVRLVDEDTEEEVTYKIVGEFEADVKLGKVSISSPIARALIGKDIGDTAEVITPKGSKSYEILAVSFK, from the coding sequence ATGGCGATCGACAAAGTCCCGATGACCGTGGAGGGTCACGCCGCACTCGAGGCCGAGCTGCACCGTCTCAAGGCCGTCGAGCGTCCGCGCATCATCCAGGCCATCGCGGAGGCGCGAGCGCACGGTGACCTCTCGGAGAATGCCGAGTACCACGCCGCCAAGGAGGCCCAGGGGCTGAACGAGTCGCGGGTGGCGGAGCTCGAGGACAAGCTCTCGCGCGCCGAGGTGATCGACGTCGCCCAGCTCAGCGGAACGAGCGTGAAGTTCGGCGCAACCGTGAGGCTCGTCGACGAGGACACCGAGGAAGAGGTGACCTACAAGATCGTCGGCGAGTTCGAGGCGGACGTGAAGCTCGGCAAGGTCTCGATCTCGTCACCCATCGCCAGGGCCCTCATCGGCAAGGATATCGGGGACACCGCCGAAGTGATCACGCCCAAGGGATCGAAGTCCTACGAGATCCTGGCAGTCAGCTTCAAATAG
- a CDS encoding DUF4339 domain-containing protein, with translation MSEHSRSSLRQWYVSQAGKQSGPFDDKQMSELIDRGLLLADDHVWIAGWSDWQLVSHAFNLSPSPPASVPADTVGQARETISKGARTPIDETEHSPRRISMAKLSALVVGAMAIASIAAYSAMNLGATAKSPIRMEASTGSHFGGAWFSPDGERIVTIEDGSGVFGLRDTRSGDVISDCSVSDRHKDDLKFATFSPDGRWIATASEDDTAAIYDAATCARRFVLTGHGDDVLHIAFSPDSSRLVTSSMDSDAGLWDVATGKLLAILDRHSSWVFHAEFSPDGSRILTASRDKTAKVWTGEGEFIGDLTGHSESVEMARWSPDGTRILTVSGDHTARSWDARTLLEQFVLSGHQNSLNDGHFNADGSRIVTASNDQTARVWDARSGELLLTLQHNENVKTAAFAPDGSVIITGSLGAFAWNAGSGGQVAMLRCDAFAPWVRTLAFDRDGMRLAIASQCSDVWVLDPSLGALEDLGRLPR, from the coding sequence ATGTCAGAGCATTCTCGGTCCAGTCTGCGCCAATGGTACGTCTCACAGGCGGGGAAACAGTCTGGCCCCTTCGATGACAAGCAGATGTCGGAGTTGATCGATCGGGGGCTCTTGCTCGCGGACGACCACGTCTGGATCGCCGGCTGGAGTGATTGGCAACTCGTCTCGCATGCGTTCAACCTGTCACCAAGCCCTCCAGCCTCGGTACCGGCCGACACGGTCGGGCAGGCCAGGGAGACGATCTCCAAGGGGGCACGCACGCCCATCGACGAGACCGAACATTCGCCGCGCCGCATCTCGATGGCGAAGCTGTCTGCGCTCGTCGTTGGCGCGATGGCTATCGCGAGCATTGCCGCCTATTCGGCGATGAACCTCGGAGCAACTGCCAAATCGCCGATCAGAATGGAGGCTTCTACGGGCTCGCACTTCGGGGGTGCCTGGTTTAGTCCGGACGGTGAAAGGATCGTCACCATCGAAGACGGATCGGGTGTGTTCGGTCTTCGCGACACGCGAAGCGGCGACGTCATCTCCGATTGCTCCGTTTCCGACCGACATAAAGATGACTTGAAGTTTGCGACCTTCAGCCCTGATGGACGTTGGATAGCAACCGCCTCCGAGGATGACACCGCGGCCATCTACGACGCTGCGACCTGCGCGCGGCGGTTCGTCCTCACAGGTCATGGCGATGACGTGCTCCATATTGCATTCAGCCCGGACAGCAGCCGCCTGGTGACGAGTTCCATGGACAGCGACGCCGGTCTTTGGGACGTTGCGACGGGTAAGCTTCTCGCCATCCTCGACCGGCACAGTTCCTGGGTTTTTCACGCTGAGTTCAGTCCGGACGGCAGTCGCATCCTCACGGCCTCGAGGGACAAGACGGCCAAGGTCTGGACAGGCGAGGGAGAATTTATCGGCGACTTGACCGGCCATTCCGAGAGTGTCGAGATGGCTCGTTGGAGTCCGGACGGCACACGGATTCTCACAGTTTCTGGAGACCACACGGCCCGATCCTGGGACGCGCGCACGTTGCTGGAGCAGTTTGTGCTGTCCGGCCACCAGAACTCGTTGAATGACGGGCATTTCAACGCTGACGGCAGCCGCATCGTGACCGCTTCGAACGACCAAACTGCCAGGGTTTGGGACGCCCGGTCAGGCGAACTGCTTCTGACGCTTCAGCACAACGAGAATGTCAAGACGGCTGCCTTCGCCCCGGATGGGAGTGTCATCATCACGGGCTCACTCGGCGCCTTCGCGTGGAACGCAGGTTCCGGCGGGCAGGTCGCCATGCTGCGATGTGATGCCTTTGCACCTTGGGTTCGCACTCTGGCCTTCGACCGCGACGGCATGCGACTGGCAATCGCCTCGCAGTGCAGCGACGTTTGGGTTCTCGACCCGAGCCTTGGCGCGCTCGAGGATCTGGGTCGGTTGCCGCGGTAA
- a CDS encoding elongation factor G — protein MGDSDGPGGRGPRSIALVGPFQSGKTTLLEAILARTDARARQGTVAEGTCLGDGTPEARAHSMSVEINCAETQFLGETMSFIDCPGSIEFQSETSAALSVVDAAVVVCEPDEKKVPALQVILRELEERGIPHFLFLNKIDRASARVREILSLLQPASARPLVLRQIPIWENGIATGYVDLALERAHLYREHAPSVVIDMPADMVERESEARFNMLEKLADYDDELMEQLLSDMQPPRDKVFEDLARELQEGLICPVLFGSAEHGNGIVRLLKALRHEAPTVEKTAERLGLGGGKSAVHVFKTLHTPHGGRLSVARVLAGELAETATLTSGDQSNRIAGLATLMGQDVRKRGAAVAGDVVAIVRLDGAKTGDTLSADGTKPPMVATMPVPQPVFARALSVADRKDEVKLTAALQKIIEEDPALRLDHDQDLHELVLHGQGDMHLRVALEKLQRKFGVTATASKPRIAYRETIRKSTEVRGRHKKQSGGHGQFGDVVLRIAPLPRGGGFEFSDTITGGVVPKQYISSVEAGARESLARGPLGFQVVDVSVVLTDGSYHTVDSSDMAFKTAARIGMSEGLPQCSPVLLEPLMAVTVVCPSEATARINAIISGRRGQILGFDTRAGWLGWDQVEAHMPAAEIGDLIVEIRSATSGVGTFTNRFDHLSELTGRLADQVIEAQTAAAA, from the coding sequence ATGGGAGACTCCGACGGCCCGGGCGGTAGAGGTCCGCGCTCGATCGCCCTCGTTGGGCCGTTCCAAAGCGGCAAGACCACACTTCTCGAAGCCATCCTCGCGCGAACGGATGCCCGCGCCCGTCAGGGCACGGTGGCCGAGGGCACCTGCCTCGGTGATGGGACACCGGAAGCGCGGGCGCACTCCATGAGTGTCGAAATCAACTGCGCCGAGACGCAGTTCCTCGGCGAAACCATGAGCTTCATCGACTGCCCGGGTTCGATCGAATTCCAGTCGGAGACCAGCGCCGCGCTGAGCGTCGTCGATGCGGCGGTCGTGGTGTGCGAGCCGGACGAAAAGAAGGTCCCGGCGCTTCAGGTCATTCTGCGCGAACTCGAGGAACGCGGCATTCCGCACTTCCTCTTCCTCAACAAGATCGACCGCGCGAGCGCGCGGGTGCGGGAAATCCTCTCCCTGCTGCAGCCGGCGAGCGCTCGCCCGCTGGTGCTCCGCCAGATCCCGATCTGGGAGAACGGGATCGCGACGGGCTACGTCGACCTCGCGCTCGAGCGCGCGCATCTCTATCGCGAGCATGCCCCGAGCGTGGTCATCGACATGCCGGCGGACATGGTCGAACGCGAGTCCGAGGCACGCTTCAACATGCTCGAGAAGCTCGCGGACTATGATGACGAGCTGATGGAGCAGCTACTCTCGGACATGCAGCCACCGCGCGACAAGGTCTTCGAGGATCTCGCCCGCGAGTTGCAGGAGGGTCTCATCTGTCCGGTCCTGTTCGGCTCGGCCGAGCATGGCAACGGCATCGTGCGGCTGCTAAAGGCCCTGCGTCATGAGGCTCCGACCGTTGAAAAGACCGCCGAGCGGCTGGGACTGGGCGGAGGGAAGTCCGCGGTGCACGTCTTCAAGACGTTGCATACACCGCATGGCGGGCGCCTGTCGGTGGCGCGCGTGCTCGCGGGTGAACTGGCGGAAACCGCGACGCTCACCTCCGGTGACCAGTCGAACCGAATCGCGGGTCTCGCAACGCTCATGGGCCAGGATGTGCGCAAACGTGGCGCCGCCGTCGCGGGCGATGTCGTCGCCATCGTGCGCCTCGATGGCGCCAAGACCGGCGATACGCTCTCGGCCGATGGCACCAAGCCGCCCATGGTCGCGACGATGCCGGTGCCGCAACCGGTTTTCGCCCGGGCGCTCTCGGTGGCGGACCGCAAGGACGAGGTCAAACTGACCGCCGCTTTACAGAAGATCATCGAGGAGGATCCGGCGCTTCGGCTGGACCACGATCAGGACCTGCACGAACTGGTGTTGCATGGACAGGGCGACATGCACCTGCGGGTGGCCCTCGAAAAGCTCCAGCGCAAGTTCGGCGTGACGGCGACCGCGAGCAAGCCGCGCATCGCCTACCGCGAGACGATCCGCAAGAGCACCGAAGTGCGCGGTCGCCACAAGAAGCAGTCGGGCGGGCACGGCCAGTTCGGCGACGTGGTCCTCAGAATCGCGCCGCTGCCCCGCGGCGGCGGCTTCGAGTTCAGCGACACGATCACCGGCGGCGTGGTGCCCAAGCAGTACATCAGCTCGGTCGAGGCGGGGGCACGCGAGTCGCTGGCGCGCGGGCCGCTCGGCTTTCAGGTCGTCGACGTGTCGGTGGTCCTGACCGATGGCTCCTATCATACGGTCGATTCCTCCGATATGGCCTTCAAGACAGCCGCACGCATCGGCATGTCGGAAGGCCTGCCGCAGTGCTCCCCGGTGCTGCTGGAGCCGTTGATGGCTGTCACGGTGGTGTGCCCGAGCGAGGCGACGGCGCGCATCAACGCCATCATCTCCGGACGCCGGGGCCAGATCCTCGGGTTCGACACGCGCGCTGGCTGGCTCGGCTGGGACCAGGTCGAAGCGCACATGCCGGCGGCCGAGATCGGCGACCTCATCGTCGAAATCCGCTCGGCGACTTCGGGGGTCGGGACCTTCACCAACCGGTTCGACCATCTTTCGGAACTGACCGGCCGGCTCGCCGATCAGGTGATCGAGGCACAAACGGCGGCGGCGGCTTGA
- a CDS encoding LysR family transcriptional regulator, with amino-acid sequence MDWDKLRIFHAAAEAGSFTHAGDLLQMSQSAVSRQVGALERDLNVSLFHRHARGLVLTEQGELLYRTAHDVFNKLQSAETLLADSKDKPTGELRVTTTTGIGSAWLTPRLDEFLELYPDIQLKLILADQELDISMREADCGIWLREPQQNDLIRRPLFTVHLHCYASVSYIRRHGAPTGADDLDRHRIIGFGGDHPVSVQVFNWLQTVGLPAGAAPRRCAMEINNVYGLMHAVRQGIGLAVLPDYLVANDSDLVAVLETEELLDFQTYFVFSEEMRHSKRVNVFRDFLIAKARQWRF; translated from the coding sequence ATGGACTGGGACAAGCTGCGCATTTTCCATGCGGCGGCCGAAGCAGGCAGCTTCACCCACGCGGGCGACCTCTTGCAGATGAGCCAATCAGCTGTCAGCCGGCAGGTTGGCGCGCTCGAGCGCGATCTCAACGTCTCCCTGTTCCATCGCCATGCCCGTGGTCTCGTTCTCACAGAGCAAGGTGAATTGTTGTACCGGACGGCCCACGACGTCTTCAACAAGCTCCAGAGCGCCGAAACGCTGCTCGCCGATTCCAAGGACAAGCCCACCGGCGAGCTGCGTGTGACGACCACCACCGGGATCGGCTCGGCATGGCTCACGCCGCGCCTCGACGAATTCCTCGAGCTCTACCCGGACATTCAGTTGAAGCTCATCCTGGCGGACCAGGAACTCGACATCTCGATGCGCGAGGCCGACTGCGGCATCTGGCTGCGCGAGCCACAGCAGAACGATCTCATCCGCCGACCGCTCTTTACCGTGCACTTGCACTGCTATGCGTCGGTCTCCTACATCCGCCGCCACGGCGCGCCGACCGGCGCCGACGACCTCGATCGCCACCGGATCATCGGTTTCGGCGGTGATCATCCGGTGTCGGTCCAGGTCTTCAATTGGTTGCAGACCGTTGGCCTTCCGGCCGGTGCCGCGCCACGTCGGTGCGCCATGGAGATCAACAACGTCTATGGCCTGATGCATGCCGTTCGCCAGGGGATCGGCCTCGCGGTTCTGCCCGACTATCTGGTCGCCAACGACAGCGACCTGGTCGCGGTGCTCGAAACCGAGGAACTGCTCGACTTCCAGACCTACTTCGTGTTCTCCGAGGAAATGCGCCACTCCAAGCGCGTCAACGTCTTTCGCGACTTCCTCATCGCCAAGGCGCGGCAATGGCGGTTCTGA
- the trxB gene encoding thioredoxin-disulfide reductase codes for MGEVHHTKVLIVGSGPAGCTAAIYAARAMLSPVMVRGMQPGGQLMITTDVENYPGFAEVIQGPWLMEQMEAQAVHVGTRIIDDLITRVDFSRRPFRLFGDGGDEYRADAVIVATGAQARWLGIASEETYKGFGVSACATCDGFFYRDKEVVVVGGGNTAVEEALFLTRFARRVVLVHRRDSLRAERILQDRLLRNERIEVIWDTVVEEIVGNSEPRSVTGVRLRNLKTGTESVRPVDGVFIAIGHSPATEVFRGHLAMRADGYVTTEPRSTATSVAGVFAAGDVTDDVYRQAITAAGMGCMAALEAERFLAEEPVSAEAG; via the coding sequence ATGGGAGAGGTCCACCACACGAAGGTGCTGATCGTCGGATCGGGTCCGGCCGGCTGCACGGCGGCCATCTACGCCGCCCGCGCCATGCTGTCGCCCGTCATGGTGCGCGGCATGCAGCCGGGCGGCCAGCTCATGATCACGACCGACGTCGAGAATTATCCGGGCTTTGCCGAGGTGATCCAGGGCCCCTGGCTCATGGAGCAAATGGAGGCGCAGGCGGTACACGTCGGAACCAGGATCATCGACGACCTCATCACCAGGGTTGATTTCTCGCGTCGTCCGTTCCGCCTCTTCGGCGACGGAGGCGACGAATATCGCGCCGATGCGGTGATCGTGGCGACGGGCGCCCAGGCCCGCTGGCTCGGGATCGCTTCGGAGGAGACGTACAAGGGCTTTGGCGTCTCGGCTTGCGCGACGTGCGACGGGTTTTTCTATCGCGACAAGGAGGTCGTGGTTGTCGGCGGTGGCAACACGGCCGTCGAGGAGGCGCTGTTCCTGACCCGGTTTGCGCGCCGTGTGGTGCTCGTTCATCGCCGCGACAGCCTGCGCGCGGAGCGGATTCTGCAGGATCGGCTCTTGCGAAACGAGCGCATCGAGGTGATTTGGGATACTGTGGTCGAGGAAATCGTCGGCAACAGCGAGCCACGCTCGGTCACCGGTGTGCGCCTGCGCAACCTCAAGACCGGGACAGAGAGCGTGCGGCCCGTGGACGGCGTCTTCATTGCCATCGGCCATAGCCCGGCGACCGAGGTGTTCCGTGGCCACTTGGCGATGCGTGCCGACGGCTATGTCACGACCGAGCCGCGTTCGACGGCAACGAGCGTGGCGGGCGTTTTTGCCGCTGGCGACGTGACCGACGACGTCTATCGTCAGGCGATCACGGCGGCCGGAATGGGGTGTATGGCGGCGCTCGAGGCCGAGCGGTTCCTTGCCGAGGAGCCGGTTTCGGCCGAGGCGGGCTGA
- a CDS encoding 2OG-Fe(II) oxygenase has protein sequence MALSEMEDWSMTHLRMERLRAAPLRTDPYLFTVVPGFLSPESLARINATYPFIEKGGSYPIESLEENMTIKEVIDELDGPEFEVAIAEKFGVELDGRPKMYSLRGYTRAKDGQIHTDSKDKIITVLLYLNQDWQHEGGKLRILRNGHDVEDYVAEVAPDNGTLLVFKRSDNSWHGHHPFEGPRRSLQMNWMVSEGRKGFHRLRHKLSAVVKKLTSAR, from the coding sequence ATGGCTCTGAGCGAGATGGAGGATTGGAGCATGACCCACCTGAGAATGGAACGACTTCGCGCCGCCCCGCTCCGAACCGACCCATACCTTTTCACTGTCGTGCCCGGGTTCCTCTCACCCGAGAGCCTCGCGCGAATCAACGCGACCTACCCCTTCATTGAAAAGGGCGGTTCCTATCCGATCGAGTCGCTCGAGGAGAACATGACCATCAAGGAGGTCATCGACGAACTGGATGGTCCCGAGTTCGAGGTCGCCATCGCCGAGAAGTTCGGCGTCGAACTCGACGGCCGCCCGAAGATGTACTCGCTGCGCGGCTACACGCGCGCCAAGGACGGCCAGATCCACACCGATTCCAAGGATAAGATCATCACCGTCCTCCTCTACCTCAACCAAGACTGGCAGCACGAGGGCGGCAAGCTGCGCATCCTGCGCAACGGCCACGACGTCGAGGATTACGTCGCCGAAGTGGCGCCCGACAACGGCACGCTCCTGGTCTTCAAACGCTCCGACAATTCCTGGCATGGCCACCATCCTTTCGAGGGCCCGCGCCGCTCGTTGCAGATGAACTGGATGGTTTCGGAGGGCCGCAAGGGCTTCCATCGCCTGCGTCACAAGCTGTCGGCCGTGGTCAAGAAACTGACATCGGCACGCTGA
- a CDS encoding winged helix-turn-helix transcriptional regulator, whose amino-acid sequence MKLKPDDIDLHILRELQHDGRITNVALAGRVGISAPPCLRRVRALEDGGIIRGYHADLDGPRLGFSVTAFAMVGLHRQSEADLTAFEELVGRWPLVRECYMLSGEVDFILKCVAPDLEAFQTFVIRDLTAAPNVDSVKTSLTIRRSKALVGPPLESSLAMQEDKPTAR is encoded by the coding sequence ATGAAGCTCAAGCCGGACGACATCGACCTCCACATTCTTCGCGAGCTTCAACACGACGGACGCATCACGAACGTGGCTCTGGCGGGGCGGGTCGGGATTTCGGCGCCACCGTGCCTGCGCCGCGTCCGGGCGCTCGAGGACGGGGGCATCATCAGGGGCTATCACGCGGATCTCGACGGGCCGCGCCTCGGCTTTTCCGTCACCGCCTTTGCAATGGTCGGGTTGCACCGCCAATCGGAAGCCGATCTCACCGCCTTCGAGGAACTGGTCGGCAGGTGGCCGCTGGTCCGCGAATGCTACATGCTCTCGGGTGAAGTCGATTTCATCCTCAAGTGCGTCGCGCCCGATCTCGAGGCGTTCCAGACGTTCGTGATACGCGACCTCACGGCAGCGCCGAATGTCGACAGCGTCAAGACGTCGCTGACGATCCGGCGCTCCAAAGCACTCGTCGGGCCGCCACTCGAATCGTCACTGGCGATGCAAGAGGACAAGCCGACAGCCCGATGA
- a CDS encoding glutathione S-transferase, translated as MMILRSADPSPFGRKVKIVAHIAGLFDRIKVETADTRDPADSIRKQNPLGKIPTLLLEDGSVLYDSRVICEYLDSLHSGPKLHPSGAGRFDALRLQALADGIMDAGVAVMYERRFRTEQQQSQAFIDHQLGKVERALDQLNASPPALPKNPDIGHVALAAALGYQDIRFEGQWRQRYQQLVGWLDAFMAVVPAYELTRPKI; from the coding sequence ATGATGATCCTCCGCTCCGCCGACCCCTCGCCGTTCGGCCGCAAAGTCAAGATTGTCGCCCACATCGCGGGGCTGTTCGACCGCATCAAGGTCGAAACGGCCGATACACGCGACCCGGCCGACAGCATTCGAAAGCAGAACCCGCTCGGTAAGATTCCAACCCTGTTGCTCGAAGACGGCAGCGTGCTCTACGACAGCCGCGTGATCTGCGAGTATCTGGACAGCCTGCACTCCGGCCCGAAGCTGCATCCCTCCGGCGCCGGGCGTTTCGATGCGTTGCGGCTCCAGGCGCTCGCCGACGGCATCATGGATGCCGGGGTGGCGGTCATGTACGAACGGCGCTTCCGCACCGAGCAGCAGCAGTCACAGGCCTTCATCGACCATCAGCTCGGCAAGGTGGAGCGGGCGCTCGACCAGCTCAACGCTTCGCCACCGGCCCTGCCCAAGAACCCGGATATCGGCCACGTCGCGCTCGCGGCGGCGCTCGGCTACCAGGACATTCGCTTCGAGGGCCAGTGGCGCCAGCGCTACCAGCAGCTGGTCGGATGGTTGGACGCCTTCATGGCGGTGGTGCCGGCCTATGAGCTGACGCGCCCGAAGATCTGA
- a CDS encoding dipeptidase, translated as MTAVLDNVLAHLDRDRRGALDRLFELLAIPSISTDPAYAADCIRAAEWSARELAAIGFEASVRATSGHPMVVGHYRSRRPGARHVLFYGHYDVQPVDPLGLWSSPPFEARLTEEPGNGEVIVARGSSDDKGQYMTFLEACRAWHETTGDLPLSVTVLLEGEEECSSPSLEPFLEANADELRAEVALVCDTGQVDATTPAITTMLRGLADLEFTVKGPSRDLHSGMYGGAAVNPIHAVARILGRLHDEDGRVRIPGFYDDVTEVPAERKAQWEASGRTAETFLGEIGLTRLSGERGRGLNELIWARPTAEVNGIFGGYTGPGTKTVIPSTATAKLTFRLVPNQDPRKIVAAAEDFVRANLMADCSVSFDSRGVGAAIGFDTDQPDIAAAAAALGQEWGKPAVLVGCGGSIPIVHDFKHRLGMDTLLIGFALDDDRIHSPNEKYNVTSFQKGARSWARIMAALAEAGS; from the coding sequence ATGACCGCAGTCCTCGACAATGTCCTCGCGCACCTCGATCGCGATCGCCGAGGCGCCCTCGACCGCCTCTTCGAGCTGCTCGCCATCCCCAGCATCTCGACCGATCCAGCGTACGCGGCCGATTGCATCAGGGCTGCGGAATGGAGCGCGCGCGAACTCGCCGCCATCGGATTCGAGGCCAGTGTCAGGGCGACCAGCGGGCACCCCATGGTGGTCGGCCACTACCGCTCGAGACGACCGGGGGCTCGACATGTGCTGTTCTATGGGCATTACGACGTGCAGCCGGTGGACCCGCTTGGCCTCTGGTCGTCACCGCCGTTCGAGGCCCGGCTCACCGAGGAGCCTGGCAATGGCGAGGTTATCGTCGCGCGTGGCTCCTCGGACGACAAGGGCCAGTACATGACGTTCCTCGAGGCCTGCCGGGCATGGCACGAGACGACGGGCGATCTGCCGCTCTCGGTGACGGTGCTGCTCGAGGGTGAGGAGGAATGCTCGAGCCCAAGTCTCGAGCCGTTTCTCGAGGCCAATGCGGATGAGCTTCGGGCCGAGGTGGCGCTGGTCTGTGACACCGGGCAGGTGGACGCCACGACGCCGGCGATCACGACGATGCTGCGCGGCCTCGCGGACCTCGAGTTCACGGTGAAGGGTCCTTCGCGCGATCTGCATTCGGGCATGTATGGCGGGGCGGCGGTCAATCCGATCCACGCCGTCGCACGCATCCTCGGGCGTCTGCACGACGAGGACGGCCGCGTGCGCATCCCAGGCTTTTACGACGACGTCACGGAGGTACCGGCCGAACGCAAGGCACAATGGGAGGCGAGCGGGCGGACGGCCGAGACGTTTCTCGGGGAGATCGGCCTCACCCGGCTGTCGGGCGAGCGCGGACGCGGGCTCAACGAACTCATCTGGGCGCGGCCGACGGCAGAGGTGAACGGCATCTTCGGCGGCTATACGGGACCCGGAACAAAGACCGTGATCCCCTCGACAGCGACCGCCAAACTCACCTTCCGTCTCGTCCCGAACCAGGACCCGCGCAAGATCGTGGCGGCGGCCGAGGACTTCGTTCGGGCCAATCTCATGGCGGATTGCAGCGTCTCCTTCGATAGCCGTGGCGTCGGGGCGGCGATCGGCTTCGATACGGATCAACCGGACATCGCCGCTGCCGCCGCAGCGCTCGGTCAGGAGTGGGGCAAGCCGGCCGTGCTCGTCGGTTGCGGCGGTTCGATCCCGATCGTGCACGACTTCAAGCACCGGCTCGGGATGGATACGCTCCTCATCGGTTTTGCGCTCGACGACGACCGCATCCACTCGCCGAACGAGAAGTACAACGTCACGAGTTTCCAGAAGGGCGCGCGCAGCTGGGCGCGGATCATGGCTGCGCTGGCCGAGGCCGGGTCGTGA
- a CDS encoding ribonuclease T, with protein sequence MAVVAATIGTPAAARDEQPGRFDYLTLAISWSPTYCASDEKAEDEPQCTGVRPYAFVLHGLWPQYESGWPEFCRTPREPWVPKHVITEMLDIMPSPRLVIHQYRKHGTCSGLEAEPFFKASRALFKRVRIPEEFVRPENYIRTTPEAIEKAFIEANPGMKAEHIAIDCGRRAQLREVRICFTPRGAFRECTSNEDQRRLCRARQVTMPPVRARRGG encoded by the coding sequence ATGGCGGTCGTTGCGGCAACGATCGGGACACCGGCCGCGGCCAGGGACGAACAGCCGGGCCGCTTCGACTATCTCACGCTGGCCATCTCCTGGTCGCCGACCTACTGCGCCAGCGACGAGAAAGCCGAGGACGAACCGCAATGCACGGGCGTGCGCCCCTACGCTTTCGTGTTGCATGGCCTCTGGCCGCAGTACGAGAGCGGCTGGCCGGAATTCTGCCGGACCCCGCGCGAGCCATGGGTGCCCAAGCACGTCATCACTGAGATGCTCGACATCATGCCGAGCCCGCGCCTCGTCATCCACCAGTACCGCAAGCACGGAACGTGCAGCGGTCTCGAGGCCGAGCCGTTCTTCAAGGCATCGCGCGCGCTCTTCAAGCGGGTGCGCATTCCGGAGGAATTCGTTCGCCCGGAAAACTACATCCGCACGACGCCCGAGGCGATCGAGAAAGCCTTCATCGAGGCAAACCCCGGCATGAAGGCCGAGCACATCGCCATCGATTGCGGCCGGCGGGCGCAGCTGCGCGAGGTGCGCATCTGCTTCACACCGCGCGGCGCGTTCCGCGAGTGCACGTCCAATGAGGACCAGCGGCGCCTCTGTCGTGCCCGTCAGGTGACGATGCCGCCCGTGCGGGCGCGGCGCGGCGGCTAG
- a CDS encoding TIGR00266 family protein — MAIFSSVPQMPRARHERREGRADDIDFEIKGAEMQFVEIELDPGESAIAEAGAMMFKDAAISMDTIFGDGSGGERSQGFLGKLVGAGKRVITGESLFTTLFRHEGQGKARVAFAAPYPGHIIAIKLDAVNGRLICQKDSFLAAARGVSLGIHFQRKIMTGLFGGEGFIMQSLEGDGWVFVHAGGTIVERSLDDGEVLHVDTGCLAAMTGTVDFDLERAGSVKSMIFGGEGMFFARLTGPGKVWLQSLPFSRLAGRMLAAGGPMGRSVGEGSVLGSLGNILDGDNSI; from the coding sequence ATGGCCATCTTCAGCTCGGTTCCGCAGATGCCCCGCGCCCGCCACGAGAGACGGGAGGGTCGCGCGGACGACATCGACTTCGAGATCAAAGGGGCCGAAATGCAGTTCGTCGAGATCGAACTCGATCCCGGCGAGAGCGCCATCGCGGAGGCCGGCGCCATGATGTTCAAGGACGCCGCGATCTCCATGGACACCATCTTCGGCGACGGCTCGGGCGGCGAGAGGTCGCAAGGCTTCCTCGGCAAGCTGGTCGGCGCCGGCAAACGGGTCATCACGGGCGAAAGCCTCTTCACGACACTGTTCCGGCATGAAGGCCAGGGCAAGGCGCGGGTCGCCTTCGCCGCCCCCTATCCGGGCCACATCATCGCGATCAAGCTCGATGCCGTGAACGGTCGGCTGATCTGCCAGAAGGACAGCTTTCTGGCGGCGGCGCGGGGCGTTTCGCTGGGCATCCACTTCCAGCGCAAGATCATGACCGGGCTCTTCGGCGGGGAAGGCTTCATCATGCAGTCGCTCGAGGGCGACGGCTGGGTATTCGTGCACGCCGGCGGCACGATCGTGGAACGCTCGCTCGATGACGGGGAAGTGCTGCACGTGGATACCGGCTGCCTTGCCGCGATGACCGGCACGGTGGATTTCGACCTCGAGCGGGCCGGTTCGGTCAAATCGATGATCTTCGGCGGCGAGGGCATGTTCTTCGCGCGGCTGACGGGGCCCGGCAAAGTCTGGTTGCAGAGCCTGCCGTTCTCGCGGCTTGCGGGGCGCATGCTCGCGGCAGGCGGGCCCATGGGGCGCAGCGTCGGGGAAGGCTCGGTGCTCGGATCCCTCGGGAACATCCTCGACGGCGACAACAGCATCTAG